The Streptomyces sp. R28 region CGCCGAGAGCACGCTCCCCCACGCTCGAAGCCGAGCTCACGCGGGGGGACCCCCGTCGCCGCCGCCCGGCCCGCCCTTCGGGCGGACGACGCCACTTCCGGCGCAGACCCTCGCGGTCGGCCTCGTCTGCTCGGTGCTGCTCTTCGCCCTGTGCCGGCAGTCGCAGGTCCTCATCGAGCGCTACTTCGCGTCCGGGCTGCCCTCCGGTGCCATCTCGCACCTCAACTACGCCCAGAAGATCGCCCAGTTGCCGATGTCGCTGTCGCTGATGGTGTGCGTCGTCACCTTCCCGGTGGTGGCGCGGGCCATCGCCGAGGGCGACACGCGGCGGGCCAGGGACCGGGTCGAGCGGGACCTGGTGCTGACGGCGTGCCTGGTCCTGCTCGGCGCCGCCGTGGTCGTGTCCTGCGCGCCGCAGCTCGTCCAGCTCCTGTTCCAGCGCGGCGCGTTCACGGCCGAGGACACCGCCGCGACCGCCGCCGTCATGCGGGTGTACGCGGTCGGACTGCTCGGGCACACGCTGGTGGGGGCGCTCGTGCAGTCGTACTTCTCGGCCGGCCGTACCACCTGGTACCCGCTGGGCGCGATGGGTGCGGGCACACTCGCCACCGTCGTCGTCAGCGCCTGGGCCGTGGGCCCCTGGGGGGCGTGCGGCATCGCCGGGGCCAACGCGGCCGGCATCACCCTCACCGCGCTGCTCCTGCTGCACGGCCTGGGTCCGCGCACCGTGCCCGTGCGCGTCCGCCGGGTCGTCGCCGGACTGGCCGGACCCGTGTACGCGGCCGTGTGCGCCACCGCGGCCGGGCTGGTCTGCGCGGGGCTGTTCGCCTCGCCCGTGGCGGCCGTAGCCGCCTGCTGTACCTGTGTGACCGCCGTCTTCCTGCTGTTGACCTGGGTCCTCGACGCGGCGGACGCCCGGTCCCTTCTCCTGTCCGTCGCACGTTCCGTCGCGCATACATTCCGTCGCTCCGTCACACGAAAGCCTCGCCATGGTCGCTGACATCTCCGCCGCGCCACGCGCGACGAGCCCGATCCCCCACCGATCGCGGGAAGACACCCGAAGCGGCGTCCCCTCGCCTGGGTGGCCATGTACCACTCCGTCTCGGACTGCCGGGACGACCCGTACAACGTCACCGTCACGCCCGCGCGCCTCGATCGGCAGCTCGCCTGGATGGCCGGCCGCGGCCTGCGCGGGGTGAGCATGCGTGAGCTTCTCGCGGCGCGCGCCCGTGGCGCCGAGGGCGGACTGGTGGGGCTCACCTTCGACGACGGGTACACCGACTTCGTCACCAGAGCGCTGCCCGTGCTGCGCCGCCGGGGTTTCACGGCGACCGTGTTCGTGCTGCCCGGGCGGCTCGGTGGCGAGAACGCGTGGGAGCCGACCGGCCCGCGCAAACCGCTGCTCGACGTGGACGGCATCCGCCGTGCCGTGGCCGCGGGCATGGAGGTCGCCTCGCACGGACTGACCCACCTCGATCTGACCCGGACCACGGACCAGGTGCTGCACACCGAGGTCAACGACAGCCGGCACCGGCTCGCCGGGATCGTCGGCGGCGACATCGAGGGCTTCTGCTACCCGTACGGCCGTCTCGACGAGCGTGCCGCCGACGCCGTACGCCGGGCCGGTTACCGCTACGCCTGCGCGATCGACCCCGGCCCGGTCGGCTCCGGCGACTTCGCGCTGCCCCGCATCCACGTCGGGCAGGCGGACACCTCGGTGCGGCTGGAGCTGAAGCGGCGCCTGGCCCGTTCCTACGGTCGTGCCCTGGAGGCCGTATGAAAGCCCTGCACGTCATCACCGGCCTCGGCGTGGGCGGGGCGGAACTGCAGCTGCGGCTGCTGCTGCGTCATCTCCCCGCCCAGTGCGACGTGGTGGCGCTGACCAACCCCGGCCCGGTCGCCGCGGGCCTGACCGCCGACGGTGTCCAGGTCACCCACCTCGGGATGGAGGGCAACCGCGACCTGCGCGCCCTGCCCCGCCTGTCCCGGCTGATGCGCGACGGCGGCTACGACCTCGTCCACACCCACCTGTACCGGGCCTGCCTCTACGGCCGGATCGCGGCGCGGCTCGCGGGAGTACGGACCGTCGTGGCCACCGAGCACTCGATCGGCGACACCCGGCTGGAGGGCCGCCCGATGACCCGGGGCGTCCGTGCGCTGTACCTGGCCGGTGAGCGCCTCGGCCACACCACGGTCGCCGTCTCGCCGACGGTGGCCGAACGGCTGCGGCACTGGGGCGTGCCCGGACCGCGCATCCGGGTCATCCCGAACGGCATCGAGGCGCCCCGGTTCCGCTACGACGAGGGGCGCCGCAAGGAGGCACGGGCATTCCACGGGCTGCCCGACAACGCGTACGTCGTCGGGGGCGTGGGGCGCCTCACCCCGGGCAAGCGCTTCGTCCTGCTCCTGCAGGCACTGGCCCTGCTGCCCGGCAACGTATGGCTGCTGCTGGTCGGCGGCGGGCCCGAGGCGGAGGTGCTCGGGCGCACCGCCCGGGATCTGGGCGTCGCGAACCGGGTGGTGCTGACGGGCGAGCGGCCGTCTCTGCCCGAACCCGGCGACGACGCGCCCGACCTGGCCGCCCTGCTGTCCGCGATGGACGTGCTCGCCTCGCCGTCGCCGGAGGAGTCGTTCGGCCTGGCGGTGGTGGAGGCGCTGGCGGCCGGGCTCCCCGTGCTGTACACGAGCTGCCCCGCCGTCGAGGATCTGCCGCCGGACGCGGCACCCGGGGCCCGGCGTGTCCTGGGCGGCGCCGGGGCGTACGCGCGGGAGCTGCTGCGGCTGCGGGCGGCAGGACCGGGCGAGCGGACCGCCCCGGACGTCGTACGCCGCTACGACATCGCCTGCACCGCCCAGCAGCTGATGGATCTGTACACGGCCGCTCTGTCCGGCTCGACCCTGGAAGTGAGCTCCTGATGACCGACAACCCCGATCGGCGTGGCCCACTGTCCGACCGTGCGGGCACACGTGTGAAGCGGCTGCCCTCGTGGTGGCTGCTGCCCGCCGGCGCGCTGCTCGGTGCCGTGGCCGGCGGCGCGTACGGCCAGCTGAGACCTCCGCAGTACACGGCGACGAGTTCCGTCGTCGCCGTGTCGACCGGCGAGACCGACGCCGACTGCACCGATGCGCTCGGCTTCGCGCAGGCGTACGGCCGGATGGCCCCCCAGCTCGCGGTGCTCGGGGACGCCCAGATGTGGGCGGGCGTGCCGGTCACGACGCTGCGCGAGAGCGTGCAGGTGGCGACGTCGCCGGACGCGCCGATGATCGCGGTCTCGGCGACCTCGTCCAACCCCGGCCAGGCCGTCGACATGGCCGACGCCGTGTCCCGTGCGGTGGTGATTCAGGCGGACCACACCAAGAGCGACACCGGCATCAAGCTGGAGCGCCTCGCCCGTGCCGTGAAACCCACCGAGCCGTCGTCCGCGTCACCGGCGCTGACCGCGCTCGTCGGCGCGAGCGCCGGGGGTCTGCTGGGCGGTCTCGCGCTGCTGGCCCGGCCGCGGCGGGCCACCGAGGACGACGACCGGAGCGTGGCGTCGGTACCCGGCCCGGCCAACGCCGCCGACGCCCGCGGGACGCTTGGGTGAGCGCCTTGGGCCGTGCGCTGTCGGTGGAGGTGTGCACCGAGGAGCGCGCCTTCGCGGGGCTGGCCGGGGAGTGGGAACGGCTGTACCGGGCGTGCCCGTCGGCGACACCGTTCCAGAGCCACGCCTGGCTGCACTCGTGGTGGCTGTCGTACGGCAGCCCCGGCAGGCTGCGGCTCGTCCTGGTACGCGGGGGCGGTGAGCTGGTGGCGGGGGCACCGCTGATGAGGGTGCGTCATCCGCTGCCGGCGCTGGTGCCGCTCGGCGGTGCCATCACCGACTTCTGCGATGTGCTCCTCGACCCGGCGGCGGGCCCGCAGGGCGCCGGTGCCCTGGCGGACGCCCTGGCCGACCTGGCCCGCACAGCCCTGATCGACTTCCGTGAGGTGCGGCCGGGCGGCGCGATGGAGGGGGTCTACCTCTGCTGGCGCGGTCCGCGTCACCGGGTCCGCGACTCGGTGTGCCTGGAGTTGCCGGCCGTCCCCATGGGCGAGTTGGTCGAGCGGCTGTCGTCGAGGCACGCCCAGCGGGTCCGCAACAAGGTGAACCGGCTGACCCGGCTCGGCGTCGAGTGGCACGACGTGCGCCCCGACGAGGCCGGGGCCGCGCTGCGCCGGCTCCTCGAACTGCACCGGCTGCAGTGGCAGGGCAGGGGGATGTCGCCGGAGCACGCGCGGCCGCGGTTCCTGGAGCATCTGGTCCGCTCGGTGGTCCCCATGGCCCGGTCCGGCGAGGCGGCGGTGACGCAGTTCGTGCTCGACGGGGAGGTGGTGGCGGTCAATCTGAACGTGCTGTCAGGAGGGCTGGCGGGCACGTACCTGTACGGCTTTCACCCGCGGTTGCGGGAGGAGCGGAAGGTGGACGTGACGGCGATGCTGCTGCACGCGTCCACCGAGCACCTCGCGGCCCGCGGCGGGCCCCGGGTGCTGAGCCTGCTGCGCGGCGACGAACCGTACAAGTACCGCTGGCACCCCGAGACGGTCCCCAACCAGCGTTTCCTGCTGGCCCGGCGCCGTACCGTCCCGCTGCTGGCGGCCGCGGCCGGGGAGGCGGCCGCGCGACGCCGGGCCAAGAAGGTCCTGCGCCCGAACGCCGGTCCGCCGGAGCACCGTTAGCGCTCCGACCACTGCACACAGACGGTGAGCTTGCCGCCGACCTGCTGCTCGAACCACTTCGCGAGGTCCAGCGGCGCGCAGTACGGCAGCTTGGAGGGCATGGGCGTGGGCGTCGCCGGCCCGTCCGGGTCCGCTGTCGGGTCCGCTGTCGGGTCCGGCTCGGCGGGAGTCGTGGGCGCGGTCGGGACGGGGACGGACGGCCCCGGTTCCGGCTGCGGGTGCGGCTGCGGGACGAAGGGGCTGGACAGCAGCAGGCGGTACAGGGCGGAGGCGCGGGGGTTGTCGGAGCACAGCCACACGCCGTGCGGGCAGTAGTCGGTGATGGTGTTGTACAGCGGCTTGTGCTCGTCCATCCACGCGAGCATGCGCAGCATCCACGTGATGTTGTCGCCGTTGCGGAACAGGCCCCATTCGGGATACGAGATCGGCTTGTCGTGGGCCCGCGCGAACTCCACGTGGTGCTGGAGGCCGTAGGGCTCGGACACCTGCTGGTCGAAGGTGAGTCCGCGCGGCTGGTCGTACGCGTCCATGCCGACGATGTCGACGTAGTCGTCGCCGGGATAGCACTGCGTCCAGGGAATCGCGTCCCGGCCGCGGCTCGGGGCGAAGTCGAACCTGAAGTCCTCTCCGGGAACCGAGCGCATGACGGTGACGATGCGCCTGAAGTACCGCTTCCAGCGCTCCGGGTCGGGGGCGCAGCGGTGGGTGTAGGTGACGCCGTTCATCTCCCAGCCGAGCACGATGACCGTGTCCTCCGCGCCCAGCTCGACCAGCCGCTCGGCCAGCACCTCGAAGTGGTCGTCGAACTCGCCGTCCGCGGCGCGGCGCAGCAACTGTCTGACGTCCGCGTCGGGGACGTTCTCCTCGTTGCGTTCCATCATCGGGACGTTGAGCACGAGCATCCGGTCGGCCCTGTCCTGCCGCCACTTGGCCCAGCTGTCGAGGAAGTCGTGCCCGCCCTCGATGTTGCGCCACAGGTCCCCCGGCAGATACGTGTGCCCCACGCGCGGTTCGTGGCCGCCCAGCCAGCGGCCGAGCTCCTTCATACGCTCCGGTCCCGCGGGCCCGTAGTCGAGGTAGGCACCGAACGCCGGCTGGCGCGCGATCCTTCCCTCAGGGGGTTCGGCCGGCGGCGCCGACTGCGTCACGGGCGCGGGGGGCGGCGGGTCGAGGTGGGATGCGGCCCGGGCCGGGAAGGCCGGGCCCGGAGTGAGAGCCGCCGCCGACACGACCGCTGCGGCGGTGACGAACGCGAGCCGCCTGACGGCGGACCGGCGGTGTTCAGGGGCCATGCATCCTCCCTCGGGCGGCTCCTCCCTCTCAGTGACACATGGCCATATATACGCTTATTGCACCGATTGAGTGCGACGGCTCGGCAGGGATCGCCCACAAGAGTGACCGACGACCACGAGCGTGCCGCCGAGGGGGCCTCAGCTGCCGTCCCCGTACAGCGCCTCGATCTCCCGCGCGTAAGCCGCCGTCACCGCGTGCCGCTTGACCTTCAGGGACGGGGTCAGCATGCCGTTCTCCTCGGTGAACTCGCCCTCGACCAAGGCGAACGCGCGGATCGACTCGGCACGGGAGACGGCCTCGTTGGCGTAGTCGACGGCCTTCTGGACGTCGGCGCGTATCCGGGGGTCCTGGATCAGGTCCGCCATCGGGGTGTCGGCGGGCCGTTTGCGTACGGCGAGCCAGTGGGCCACCGCGTCCGGGTCGAGGGTGATCAGGGCGGCGACGAAGGGGCGGTTGTCGCCGACGACGACACACTGGCCGACGGGCGGGCGGCTGCGCAGGCGGTCCTCCAGGACGGCCGGGGAGACGTTCTTGCCGCCGGAGGTGACGAGGATGTCCTTCTTGCGGCCGGTGATGGTGAGGTAGCCGTCCTCGTCGAGGGAGCCGAGGTCGCCGGTGGCGAACCAGTCGTCCTTCAGGACGGCGTCGGTGGCGGCCGGGTTGTTCCAGTACGAGCCGAAGACGATGCCGCCCTTGATGAGCACCTCGCCGTCGTCGGCGATGCGCACCGCGGTGCCGGGGACGGGCCGGCCGACCGTGCCCGGACGGGGTTTCAGGGGCGGGACGATGGTGGCGGCGGCCGTCGTCTCCGTCAGGCCGTAGCCCTCGTACACGAGGATTCCGGCGGCGTAGAAGAACAGGTTGAGGTTGCGGTCGAGGGGTGAGCCGCCGCTGATGGCGTAGCGCATGCGACCGCCCAGCTCCTTGCGGACGCGGCGGTAGACCAGCAGGTCGTACAGGGCCCACGCGGCGTAGAGGCCGGCGCCGGGGCCCTTGCCCGTGCCGAGGAACTTGTGCAGGTACGCCTCGCCGAAGCGGACGGCGATGCGGTCGGCGCGGTCGAAGGAGGAGCCGCGGCCCATCTTCTCGGCCGTCGCGCGGCCGGTGTCGTGGATCTTCTCGAAGAGGTACGGGACCCCGACCAGGAACGTGGGGCGGAACTCCTTGAGGGCCGGGCGGAGTTCGTCGGGCTTGATGCTCGGACAGTGGCCGATCTCGATGCGGGCCATCAGGCAGGCGATCTGGAGGGCGCGGCCGAGGATGTGGGCGAGGGGGAGGAAGAGGAGGGTGGAGGCGTCCTGGTTCGTGACCTCTTTGAAGATGGGGTGCAGCAGCTCGACCGTGTTGGCGGCCTCGGCGTGCAGGTTGGCGTGGGTGAGGACGCAGCCCTTCGGCCGGCCGGTGGTGCCGGAGGTGTAGCAGACGGTCGCGATGGTGTCGGGGGTCAGTGTCGTACGGCGCTTGCCGACCTCCTCGTCGGGGACGTCACGGCCGAGGACGGTGAGGTCGGCGATCGCTTCCGCCTCCAACTCCCAGACGCGCGGGGCACGGTCGTGCCCGGCCGTACCCGTCATCACCGTGGCGGTGTGCTCAGCCGTCTCCGTGACGACGTGGCGGGCCCCCGAGTCGCGGACGATCCACTCCACCTGGTCGGCGGAGGAGGTGGCGTAGATCGGGACGGTCTGGCCGCCGGCGGCCCAGATGGCGAAGTCGAGGACCGTCCACTCGTACCGGGTGCGGGACATCACGGCGACACGGCCGCCCGGTTCGAGGCCGGCCGCGATCAACCCCTTGGCCACGGCGGTGACTTCGCGCGCGAACGCGGCGGCGGTGACGGGGTGCCAGGCGGTGCCCTGTCGGCGGCGGAGGACGACGGCGTGGGGGGCCTCGGACGCGTTGGCGTAGGGAAGGTCGGCGGTGGTGCCGGTGGTGACCTGCGGTGCGAGGAGTGGGGTGCGGGCCTCGCGGACCACGCCCGCGGCGTCCTTGACGACCTCGACCCTGGTGCGGTCCATCAGGTCGGCACGCTGCTTCGCCCGCTTCAGGTCCTTGCGTACGCCCATGTCGGCTCCCGGTGCCAGTGGACTTACCGGGGAGTCAACTTACTCATGCGTAATGGAAGGTCAATGGTTCACGCGTGGTCAAGGCGGGTGCGTCGGTAGGTTGCTGTATGACCGCCCCCCACGGAAGGAACCCTGTGCACTCCCCCATGCACTCCCGACGTCTCCGGTCCGCCCTGGTCGCCGTCTGCGCCCTCGCGGCCGTCTCCCTCGCCGGCGCCGCACCGGCGGCCGCACACCCCTCGCCGCCGGTGCGCGCGGCCGCCGTCGCCCCCGGACTCACCCCGCTGACCGACCTGTTCGCCGAGCGGCTGCTGGTCGCCGACAAGGTGGCCGCCGCCAAGTACGGCACCGACAAGCCGATCGACGACCCGGTGCGCGAGCGGCAGATCCTGGACGACGTCGCCGCGCGGGCGGCCGGGCTCGGGCTGGACCCGGCGGCCGTGCAGGCCGTCTTCCGGGACCAGATCGAGGCGAACAAGCTGGTGCAGCGCGGGCTGTACGCGCGCTGGGACGCGCATCCCGAGGAGCGGCCCACCGAGCGTCCGGACCTGGTCAAGGAGGTGCGGCCGGTGCTCGACCGCATCACCACCGAGCTGCTGGACGCCCTGAAGGACACCCAGCGGCTGCGGACGTCGCCGTCGTGCGAGCCACGGCTGGGTCTCGCCGCCGTCCGGTCCGCGTACGGCCATGAGCTGGACGCGCCGCACCTGGAGGGGCTCGTGCGGGCGCTGCCCTCGGTCTGCGCGGACTGAGCCGCCGGCCCGTACCTCAGCCCATCGCCCTGTCCGCCTGGCCGATGGCCTCGGCGAGCTGCCGCACGGCCCGGTCCTCCGTCTCCTTCGCCAGGTCCTCGGCCCTCTCCTCGAGCTCGCGGAGGGACGGGGTACCGGGCAGGGAGCCTCGGGTGTCGTCGCCACCGCGCAGGGCGTCGGCGAAGTAGGCGGCGGTGGCGGTCACCTGGAACCTCGGGGAAGCACCGCCCAGGGAGTCGTGCAGGGAGCCGGTCTCCAGGCGGCCGGACTCCTCGTGCGGGGCGCGGGTCTTCGGGTCGAGCCAGCGCACGCTCGCCGTGGCGAGGTGGCC contains the following coding sequences:
- a CDS encoding polysaccharide deacetylase family protein produces the protein MYHSVSDCRDDPYNVTVTPARLDRQLAWMAGRGLRGVSMRELLAARARGAEGGLVGLTFDDGYTDFVTRALPVLRRRGFTATVFVLPGRLGGENAWEPTGPRKPLLDVDGIRRAVAAGMEVASHGLTHLDLTRTTDQVLHTEVNDSRHRLAGIVGGDIEGFCYPYGRLDERAADAVRRAGYRYACAIDPGPVGSGDFALPRIHVGQADTSVRLELKRRLARSYGRALEAV
- a CDS encoding lipopolysaccharide biosynthesis protein — its product is MTDNPDRRGPLSDRAGTRVKRLPSWWLLPAGALLGAVAGGAYGQLRPPQYTATSSVVAVSTGETDADCTDALGFAQAYGRMAPQLAVLGDAQMWAGVPVTTLRESVQVATSPDAPMIAVSATSSNPGQAVDMADAVSRAVVIQADHTKSDTGIKLERLARAVKPTEPSSASPALTALVGASAGGLLGGLALLARPRRATEDDDRSVASVPGPANAADARGTLG
- the murJ gene encoding murein biosynthesis integral membrane protein MurJ, whose product is MSLRPATPGDASEHGPGTARPPLVEGIRPEPPTAVTDPLLAPDHAVEAHPDPTTGPAHPPAPDPGGGGAGAAPSGRFLARATLLSAALSMAGALLGLGRDQALAHLFGAGVETDAFLVAWTLPEMASTLLIEDGMAFVLVPAFSVALARRASGTGIPDPVRALVAATLPRLCLALAGAAALLVAGAPLLVSVLAPGLPDPSLAVSCTRLTATCVLSFGLAGYCSAALRAHRSYFAPGSIYIAYNAAIIATMFVLAARWGVRSAALGVALGGCLMAAVQAPSLWRRIAGRPGRSASASEGPLTAPSDSPSTSSTRASARHAESTLPHARSRAHAGGPPSPPPGPPFGRTTPLPAQTLAVGLVCSVLLFALCRQSQVLIERYFASGLPSGAISHLNYAQKIAQLPMSLSLMVCVVTFPVVARAIAEGDTRRARDRVERDLVLTACLVLLGAAVVVSCAPQLVQLLFQRGAFTAEDTAATAAVMRVYAVGLLGHTLVGALVQSYFSAGRTTWYPLGAMGAGTLATVVVSAWAVGPWGACGIAGANAAGITLTALLLLHGLGPRTVPVRVRRVVAGLAGPVYAAVCATAAGLVCAGLFASPVAAVAACCTCVTAVFLLLTWVLDAADARSLLLSVARSVAHTFRRSVTRKPRHGR
- a CDS encoding long-chain fatty acid--CoA ligase; protein product: MGVRKDLKRAKQRADLMDRTRVEVVKDAAGVVREARTPLLAPQVTTGTTADLPYANASEAPHAVVLRRRQGTAWHPVTAAAFAREVTAVAKGLIAAGLEPGGRVAVMSRTRYEWTVLDFAIWAAGGQTVPIYATSSADQVEWIVRDSGARHVVTETAEHTATVMTGTAGHDRAPRVWELEAEAIADLTVLGRDVPDEEVGKRRTTLTPDTIATVCYTSGTTGRPKGCVLTHANLHAEAANTVELLHPIFKEVTNQDASTLLFLPLAHILGRALQIACLMARIEIGHCPSIKPDELRPALKEFRPTFLVGVPYLFEKIHDTGRATAEKMGRGSSFDRADRIAVRFGEAYLHKFLGTGKGPGAGLYAAWALYDLLVYRRVRKELGGRMRYAISGGSPLDRNLNLFFYAAGILVYEGYGLTETTAAATIVPPLKPRPGTVGRPVPGTAVRIADDGEVLIKGGIVFGSYWNNPAATDAVLKDDWFATGDLGSLDEDGYLTITGRKKDILVTSGGKNVSPAVLEDRLRSRPPVGQCVVVGDNRPFVAALITLDPDAVAHWLAVRKRPADTPMADLIQDPRIRADVQKAVDYANEAVSRAESIRAFALVEGEFTEENGMLTPSLKVKRHAVTAAYAREIEALYGDGS
- a CDS encoding chorismate mutase codes for the protein MHSRRLRSALVAVCALAAVSLAGAAPAAAHPSPPVRAAAVAPGLTPLTDLFAERLLVADKVAAAKYGTDKPIDDPVRERQILDDVAARAAGLGLDPAAVQAVFRDQIEANKLVQRGLYARWDAHPEERPTERPDLVKEVRPVLDRITTELLDALKDTQRLRTSPSCEPRLGLAAVRSAYGHELDAPHLEGLVRALPSVCAD
- a CDS encoding glycosyltransferase, with the translated sequence MKALHVITGLGVGGAELQLRLLLRHLPAQCDVVALTNPGPVAAGLTADGVQVTHLGMEGNRDLRALPRLSRLMRDGGYDLVHTHLYRACLYGRIAARLAGVRTVVATEHSIGDTRLEGRPMTRGVRALYLAGERLGHTTVAVSPTVAERLRHWGVPGPRIRVIPNGIEAPRFRYDEGRRKEARAFHGLPDNAYVVGGVGRLTPGKRFVLLLQALALLPGNVWLLLVGGGPEAEVLGRTARDLGVANRVVLTGERPSLPEPGDDAPDLAALLSAMDVLASPSPEESFGLAVVEALAAGLPVLYTSCPAVEDLPPDAAPGARRVLGGAGAYARELLRLRAAGPGERTAPDVVRRYDIACTAQQLMDLYTAALSGSTLEVSS
- a CDS encoding glycosyl hydrolase, yielding MAPEHRRSAVRRLAFVTAAAVVSAAALTPGPAFPARAASHLDPPPPAPVTQSAPPAEPPEGRIARQPAFGAYLDYGPAGPERMKELGRWLGGHEPRVGHTYLPGDLWRNIEGGHDFLDSWAKWRQDRADRMLVLNVPMMERNEENVPDADVRQLLRRAADGEFDDHFEVLAERLVELGAEDTVIVLGWEMNGVTYTHRCAPDPERWKRYFRRIVTVMRSVPGEDFRFDFAPSRGRDAIPWTQCYPGDDYVDIVGMDAYDQPRGLTFDQQVSEPYGLQHHVEFARAHDKPISYPEWGLFRNGDNITWMLRMLAWMDEHKPLYNTITDYCPHGVWLCSDNPRASALYRLLLSSPFVPQPHPQPEPGPSVPVPTAPTTPAEPDPTADPTADPDGPATPTPMPSKLPYCAPLDLAKWFEQQVGGKLTVCVQWSER
- a CDS encoding GNAT family N-acetyltransferase, which encodes MSALGRALSVEVCTEERAFAGLAGEWERLYRACPSATPFQSHAWLHSWWLSYGSPGRLRLVLVRGGGELVAGAPLMRVRHPLPALVPLGGAITDFCDVLLDPAAGPQGAGALADALADLARTALIDFREVRPGGAMEGVYLCWRGPRHRVRDSVCLELPAVPMGELVERLSSRHAQRVRNKVNRLTRLGVEWHDVRPDEAGAALRRLLELHRLQWQGRGMSPEHARPRFLEHLVRSVVPMARSGEAAVTQFVLDGEVVAVNLNVLSGGLAGTYLYGFHPRLREERKVDVTAMLLHASTEHLAARGGPRVLSLLRGDEPYKYRWHPETVPNQRFLLARRRTVPLLAAAAGEAAARRRAKKVLRPNAGPPEHR